Below is a window of Leucobacter sp. Psy1 DNA.
TTCTGGGAACACTGTCGATCATCGCCTCGGCCGTGCTGGTCGGCACGATCCTCCAGAGGCTCTCGGGTACCGGCGTCGGACTCGTCGTCGCCCCGGTTCTCTCGCTGCTTCTCGGCCCGGCATTCGGGGTTCTGGTGACGAACATGACGACCATCGTCTCCGGCCTGCTCATCATGTTCGCGGTGTGGAGCCGCATCGACTGGCGGGCGTACCTGCTGATCGCGCCGGCCGCCGCCGTCGGCGCTTGGCCCGGCGCGTGGTTGGTGAGCGTGCTTCCGACAGGCTGGCTCTCGGTCTTGCTCGGGACGATCGTTGTGCTCGCACTCCTCGTGACCGTCACGCTGCGACGGCTCCCCGAGTGGAAACACCGATCCGCCGCACTTGTCGCGGGATTCATCGGCGGATTCTTCAACACCACATCGGGTGTCGCGGCTCCCGTCATGGTGATCTACTCGAGAGTGTCCCGCTGGGATCAGCTCCGCTTCTCCGCAACGCTGCAACCGATCTTCATGACGATGGGCGCGGCGTCGGTGGTCGCGAAACTCACGGTCGGCTCCGTCGGGGAGCACGCCGCGCTGGACGTCCCGTTCATCTGGTTGGTGATCGGCATTCCGGCAACCGTGATCATCGG
It encodes the following:
- a CDS encoding sulfite exporter TauE/SafE family protein; this encodes MSVLGTLSIIASAVLVGTILQRLSGTGVGLVVAPVLSLLLGPAFGVLVTNMTTIVSGLLIMFAVWSRIDWRAYLLIAPAAAVGAWPGAWLVSVLPTGWLSVLLGTIVVLALLVTVTLRRLPEWKHRSAALVAGFIGGFFNTTSGVAAPVMVIYSRVSRWDQLRFSATLQPIFMTMGAASVVAKLTVGSVGEHAALDVPFIWLVIGIPATVIIGIGIATALVRFVPVSLARRLAMTLAALGGVAAITRGAIEILTTA